One Rhododendron vialii isolate Sample 1 chromosome 2a, ASM3025357v1 genomic region harbors:
- the LOC131315692 gene encoding E3 ubiquitin-protein ligase AIRP2-like isoform X2: protein MRMSYSPAAHLFLFLVQWTDCHLAGALGLLRILIYKVYVDGTTTMCAHERKASVREFYAVIYPSLVQLQGGVTDTEDKRQKAVCMERYRRRDEEEHKQYSDIEIEREEECGICMEMNSKIVLPNCNHIMCLKCYRDWRTRSQSCPFCRDCLKGVDSADLWVFMDSRDVIDMATLTRENLRRLFMYIDKLPLVVPVTVYDPYDSHLR, encoded by the exons ATGAGAATGTCATACAGTCCTGCTGCACACCTGTTCCTTTTCCTTGTGCAATGGACGGACTGTCACCTTGCTGGTGCCCTTGGATTGCTCAGAATCTTAATATACAAG GTTTATGTTGATGGCACCACAACTATGTGTGCCCATGAGAGAAAAGCAAGCGTACGAGAATTCTATG CGGTTATTTATCCCTCTTTAGTGCAACTGCAAGGAGGTGTTACTGATACAGAAGACAAAAGGCAAAAGGCAGTATGCATGGAAAGGTACAGAAGAAGAGATGAAGAAGAACACAAACAGTATTCAGATATAGAAattgaaagagaagaagaatgtgGAATTTGCATGGAGATGAATAGTAAGATTGTCTTGCCCAACTGCAACCACATCATGTGCTTGAAATGCTATCGGGACTG GCGCACAAGATCTCAGTCGTGCCCCTTTTGCCGCGACTGTCTGAAGGGAGTGGACTCCGCTGATCTCTGGGTATTTATGGACAGCAGGGATGTAATTGACATGGCAACTCTAACTCGGGAGAATCTCAGAAGGCTATTCATGTATATAGATAAGTTGCCTTTGGTGGTTCCTGTTACAGTTTATGACCCTTATGATTCTCATTTACGGTAG
- the LOC131315693 gene encoding tetraspanin-19-like: MKNTMKGCVQLFLKLVNSIMGIVGISMILYSAWMVRVWQRDMEGSSSDFHNHSIPWFIHAFLGIGITLCAITFLGHVAAKTANPHCLSAYMVTIFLLLLVETALISDIILNSDWEKDLPEDPTGRFDDFEDFVESNFDTCRWIGLLIVLAQGCLILLATVLKTLEKDTGKHYDCDDDYAVHRLPFVNNSVHPLPYAVADFPLPSKSETWMLRKDSQ, from the exons ATGAAGAACACTATGAAGGGTTGTGTCCAATTATTTCTGAAACTTGTGAACTCAATCATGGGAATTGTTGGGATTTCAATGATCTTATATAGCGCGTGGATGGTTAGAGTTTGGCAGAGAGACATGGAAGGCTCGTCTTCCGATTTTCACAACCACTCTATTCCATG GTTTATTCATGCTTTTCTTGGCATTGGAATCACCTTATGTGCTATTACATTCCTTGGCCATGTTGCAGCAAAAACTGCAAATCCCCATTGCCTTTCTGCT TATATGGTCACAATCTTTTTGCTTCTTCTAGTGGAGACTGCATTGATATCAGACATAATCCTAAATTCTGACTGGGAGAAG GACTTGCCTGAAGATCCAACAGGAAGGTTCGATGATTTTGAGGATTTCGTTGAGTCGAATTTCGACACCTGCAGATGGATTGGCTTGTTGATTGTCTTAGCACAG GGATGTTTGATCCTATTGGCCACAGTCCTAAAAACTCTTGAGAAAGATACGGGAAAACACTATGACTGTGATGATGATTACGCTGTGCATAGGCTTCCATTTGTGAACAATTCTGTGCATCCACTTCCTTACGCAGTTGCCGACTTCCCACTTCCCTCCAAGAGCGAAACCTGGATGTTAAGGAAGGATTCACAATGA
- the LOC131315692 gene encoding E3 ubiquitin-protein ligase AIRP2-like isoform X1, with the protein MYIRSMGKSFKDSLKVLEADIQHANTLASDFSREYDGASLQMRMSYSPAAHLFLFLVQWTDCHLAGALGLLRILIYKVYVDGTTTMCAHERKASVREFYAVIYPSLVQLQGGVTDTEDKRQKAVCMERYRRRDEEEHKQYSDIEIEREEECGICMEMNSKIVLPNCNHIMCLKCYRDWRTRSQSCPFCRDCLKGVDSADLWVFMDSRDVIDMATLTRENLRRLFMYIDKLPLVVPVTVYDPYDSHLR; encoded by the exons ATGTACATAAGGTCCATGGGGAAATCCTTCAAGGATTCTCTCAAAGTTCTGGAAGCTGATATTCAGCACGCCAATACCCT GGCGTCTGATTTTTCGAGGGAATATGACGGTGCATCTCTTCAAATGAGAATGTCATACAGTCCTGCTGCACACCTGTTCCTTTTCCTTGTGCAATGGACGGACTGTCACCTTGCTGGTGCCCTTGGATTGCTCAGAATCTTAATATACAAG GTTTATGTTGATGGCACCACAACTATGTGTGCCCATGAGAGAAAAGCAAGCGTACGAGAATTCTATG CGGTTATTTATCCCTCTTTAGTGCAACTGCAAGGAGGTGTTACTGATACAGAAGACAAAAGGCAAAAGGCAGTATGCATGGAAAGGTACAGAAGAAGAGATGAAGAAGAACACAAACAGTATTCAGATATAGAAattgaaagagaagaagaatgtgGAATTTGCATGGAGATGAATAGTAAGATTGTCTTGCCCAACTGCAACCACATCATGTGCTTGAAATGCTATCGGGACTG GCGCACAAGATCTCAGTCGTGCCCCTTTTGCCGCGACTGTCTGAAGGGAGTGGACTCCGCTGATCTCTGGGTATTTATGGACAGCAGGGATGTAATTGACATGGCAACTCTAACTCGGGAGAATCTCAGAAGGCTATTCATGTATATAGATAAGTTGCCTTTGGTGGTTCCTGTTACAGTTTATGACCCTTATGATTCTCATTTACGGTAG